The following coding sequences are from one Nicotiana tomentosiformis chromosome 3, ASM39032v3, whole genome shotgun sequence window:
- the LOC138907967 gene encoding uncharacterized protein yields the protein MQLKKWPLVEESITRQKIRVQWLRLGDSNTKFFFACMKNIEAHNHIRSLVDEQGRVLQNDKVVEEKITGYYKHLLGSSTSQLPCIQAIVMRNGHVLKREQQLKLIASITQGEVSKVIREINDQKAHGCDGFIVLFFKRVWPIA from the coding sequence ATGCAGCTAAAGAAATGGCCTTTGGTGGAAGAAAGCATCACTAGACAAAAAATAAGAGTCCAATGGTTGCGACTAGGGGACTCAAACACTAAATTTTTCTTTGCTTGTATGAAGAACATAGAAGCTCACAATCATATCAGAAGCTTGGTAGATGAACAGGGAAGGGTACTACAGAATGACAAAGTTGTTGAAGAGAAAATAACTGGCTACTATAAGCATCTATTAGGTTCTTCAACATCTCAGCTGCCTTGTATTCAGGCAATTGTAATGAGGAATGGCCATGTACTTAAAAGAGAACAACAACTGAAGCTCATTGCTTCTATAACACAAGGTGAAGTGAGTAAGGTTATAAGAGAAATCAATGATCAAAAGGCCCATGGATGTGATGGCTTCATTGTACTATTTTTCAAGAGGGTTTGGCCCATTGCATGA